The Streptomyces fungicidicus nucleotide sequence ATCAACGCGTCCCGGCGCCACCCGTACCGCGCGGCCACGCCCGCCGGGTCCACCGCCCCCTCGCTCCACAGCCGTACCACCGCGCGCTGGACGATCCTGCTGACCCAGCCCGGCCCGAGCCGCTGCCGGCCGCGCACCCGGTCGAGGGTGACCGGGTCCCCGGTGAGCACCGCGAGCCGCAGGTCGGGGCCGTACGCCTTGGCCGCCGAGCGGACGAAGGCCCAGTTGCGCGTGGCACCGGCCAGGGGGTGCGGCGGGAGGTCGACGATGTGATGGCCGTGGTCGTCCTCCACCAGCAGCGTCTCCGGGTGCCCGGCCAGCACCGAACGCAGGGCCCCCGCCCGTGCGGCGCTCACCGCGGCGCCGGTCGGGTTCTGCGCGCGGCAGGTGACGATCAGGGCCCGCGCCCCGTCCGCCAGCGCCCTGCCCACGTCGTCGGGGAGCGGCCCCTCGTCGTCGACCCCGACCGGGACGACGCGCAGTCCGAGCGCCGGAACCAGGTCCAGCAGACTGCCCCACCCGGGATCCTCCACGGCGACCGCATCCCCGGGCCTGAGATGCGCTGCCAGCACCCGCTCCAGGGCGTCCAGCGCGCCCGAGGTGACGGCGACGGGCCCGTCGGGCACACCGTCGGCGTCCAGTCCGGCCCGCGCCAGCCGGGCCAGTTCGGGCTCCACGGGCGCGTGCCCGTAGAGCACCGGCTCACGGTCGCCCTGCCCGGCCGCCGCCGCGAACGCCCCGGCCAGCGCGGGCAGCAGCGCGGGATCGGGATTGCCCTCGGACAGGTCCCGCACGCCCGGCGGGACCTCCACCCGGATGAGATCGCGCGCCGTCGTGGCGGGCTTGGGCCGCACCCGGCTGCCCCGCCGGCCCGCGGTCTCGATGACCCCGCGCTCGCGCAGGGTCCGGTACGCGGCAGCGACCGTGTTCGGGTTCACCCCCAGCCGCTCCGCCAACTCCCGCATAGGAGGCAGCAGTTCGCCCGGCCGTAGCTCCCCTTGCCCCACCGCGGCCTCGATGCTCGCGGAAATCTCCGCTGCGCGCCGCCCACTGATCCGATACTCTCCTAGCACAAAGTCAATTATGCACTAGTGCAATGGAGAGCGCCATGCAGGGGACCCAGCCGCAGCAGCGGGACGACGCCACCTACCCGCCCACCGAGCGGA carries:
- a CDS encoding aminotransferase class I/II-fold pyridoxal phosphate-dependent enzyme; its protein translation is MLGEYRISGRRAAEISASIEAAVGQGELRPGELLPPMRELAERLGVNPNTVAAAYRTLRERGVIETAGRRGSRVRPKPATTARDLIRVEVPPGVRDLSEGNPDPALLPALAGAFAAAAGQGDREPVLYGHAPVEPELARLARAGLDADGVPDGPVAVTSGALDALERVLAAHLRPGDAVAVEDPGWGSLLDLVPALGLRVVPVGVDDEGPLPDDVGRALADGARALIVTCRAQNPTGAAVSAARAGALRSVLAGHPETLLVEDDHGHHIVDLPPHPLAGATRNWAFVRSAAKAYGPDLRLAVLTGDPVTLDRVRGRQRLGPGWVSRIVQRAVVRLWSEGAVDPAGVAARYGWRRDALIGALARRGVVARGRSGMNVWVPVPDETGAVARLLHAGWAVAPGARFRMSAPPGIRVTVSTLADDEIEPLAEAIAEAVGPAGGPARTYA